A single window of Lutzomyia longipalpis isolate SR_M1_2022 chromosome 1, ASM2433408v1 DNA harbors:
- the LOC129788186 gene encoding uncharacterized protein LOC129788186, translating into MNKLVLFAFLFTAVIASSNAQFFGGFFPGEAGGFAGGAWPQFVVDKVVQQVRDTPVTEEQKPQLDQIVQDLENGLAQCDELLTVTPVYWLYKRCVGFQLKKATNAAAALQAAAATTTAPPSF; encoded by the exons atgaataagctCGTGCTCTTCGCTTTCCTCTTCACTGCTGTCATTGCCTCCAGCAAT GCACAATTCTTCGGTGGATTCTTCCCTGGAGAGGCTGGTGGATTTGCTGGTGGTGCATGGCCACAGTTTGTTGTTGACAAGGTTGTGCAGCAGGTGCGCGATACGCCCGTGACGGAGGAACAGAAGCCCCAACTTGATCAAATTGTCCAGGATCTGGAGAATGGTCTTGCCCAGTGCGACGAGCTTCTCACCGTCACCCCAGTCTATTGGCTCTACAAGCGCTGCGTTGGATTCCAACTGAAGAAGGCCACCAATGCCGCTGCTGCTCTTCAGGCTGCCGCTGCCACCACAACTGCCCCACCCAGCTTTTAA